From the genome of Streptomyces ficellus:
CAAGCTGGAGTGCCTGCTCCAGGGCATCGAGTACAAGGAGCAGGGCTACGGCAATGCCCAGCGGTGGATCGACAACAGCCGAGGCCGCCTCGTCACCGAGTCGGCCAGGCGCCTGGCCGACGAGTTGGTGGGGCAGAACGGGCTGGACTGGCTCCGGGCTGCCCTCGGAGAGGCGCGAGGCTGATCGTCGTACGGCGTGCCGCCCGGCAGCGACGCCACGAAACGATCAAGGGCCGACCCGTTTTCACAGGTCAGCCCTTGATCATTCAGGGTGAGTAACGGGACTCGAACCCGCGACATCCTGGACCACAACCAGGTGCTCTACCAGCTGAGCTATACCCACCACGACCGGTCTTTTTCCCGACCGGCCGAGAAAAAGTGTACAGGGTCCGAGAGGGTGCTCGCTCCCGCCTTTCGGGCGGCCGGGTCGCGGCCCGGCCGCGGCCCGGTGCGCGGGGCCGTTACCCGGGCAGGACGTGGCGCGCGGCGATGCGCCTGGCGGTGTCGGAGTCGGGGCCGGGCTGCGGGACGAAGACCGCCTCGCGGTAGTAGCGCAGTTCGGCGATGGACTCGCGGATGTCGGCGAGCGCCCGGTGGTTGCCGGCCTTCTCCGGACTGTTGAAGTACGCCCTCGGGTACCAGCGGCGAGCCAGCTCCTTGACCGAGGAGACATCGACGATCCGGTAGTGGAGGTAGTCCTCCAGCGTCGGCATGTCACGCAGCAGGAAGCCGCGGTCGGTGGAGACCGAGTTCCCGCACAGCGGGGCCTTGCCCGGCTCCTTGACGTGTTCACGCACGTACGCGAGGACCTGCTCCTCGGCGTCGGCGAGCGTGGTGCCGCCGGCGAGCTCGTCGAGGAGGCCGGAGGAGGTGTGCATCTGGCGCACCACGTCCGGCATCGTCTCCAGCGCCCCGTCCGGCGGGCGGATCACGATGTCCACGCCTTGACCGAGTACGTTCAGTTCCGAGTCGGTGACCAGCGCGGCC
Proteins encoded in this window:
- the orn gene encoding oligoribonuclease; translated protein: MNDRMVWIDCEMTGLSLTDDALIEVAALVTDSELNVLGQGVDIVIRPPDGALETMPDVVRQMHTSSGLLDELAGGTTLADAEEQVLAYVREHVKEPGKAPLCGNSVSTDRGFLLRDMPTLEDYLHYRIVDVSSVKELARRWYPRAYFNSPEKAGNHRALADIRESIAELRYYREAVFVPQPGPDSDTARRIAARHVLPG